The Vulgatibacter sp. genomic interval TTCTACATGGGTGAGCTGGTGGAGTTCGCGCCCACCGAGACCATCTTCACCAACCCTCGTGAACGCCGCACGGAAGATTACGTGACCGGCAAGTTCGGATAAGATCGCCCGAATGCCCATGCACACCGACAAGATGTTCGAGGCGGAGCTCAAGGATCTCCGCGAGAAGCTCCTGACCCTCGGCGGACTCGTCGAGCAGGCGATCGTCCTCTCCGTTCGCTCCCTGTCGGAGCGCGACAGCGAGATGGCCGAGGGCGTGCGCGAAGCCGACAAGCGGGTCAACCGCCTCGAGGTCGAGATCGACGAGCTCTGCCTGCGCCTCCTCGCGCTGCGGCAGCCCGCGGCGTCCGACCTGCGCTTCATCACGCTGGCGCTCAAGGTGGTGACCGATCTGGAGCGGATCGGCGACCTGGCGGTGAACGTGGCGGAGCGTGCGCTGCAGCTCAACCAGGAGCCGCCGCTCAAGCCCTACGTCGACGTCCCGCAGATGGCGGAGATCGCGCAGCGGATGCTCAAGGATGCCCTCGACGCCTTCGTCGCCGGCGACGCCTCGATGGCCCGTGCGGTGCTGCGCAAGGACGAGGAGGTCGACCAGCTCTACCACGGCATCTTCCGGGAGCTCCTCGGCTTCATGGTCGAGGATCCCCAGACCACGCCGCGGGCGATGGCGGTGCTCTTCGTCGCCAAGCACCTCGAGCGGATCGCCGACCATGCGACCAACGTGGCCGAGATGGTGATCTTCTACGTCGAGGGGCGGGACGTG includes:
- the phoU gene encoding phosphate signaling complex protein PhoU, with the translated sequence MPMHTDKMFEAELKDLREKLLTLGGLVEQAIVLSVRSLSERDSEMAEGVREADKRVNRLEVEIDELCLRLLALRQPAASDLRFITLALKVVTDLERIGDLAVNVAERALQLNQEPPLKPYVDVPQMAEIAQRMLKDALDAFVAGDASMARAVLRKDEEVDQLYHGIFRELLGFMVEDPQTTPRAMAVLFVAKHLERIADHATNVAEMVIFYVEGRDVRHPGSRRVVTG